A single Ctenopharyngodon idella isolate HZGC_01 chromosome 22, HZGC01, whole genome shotgun sequence DNA region contains:
- the guca1b gene encoding guanylyl cyclase-activating protein 2: MGQRLSEDSDEKEIDVAELQEWYKKFVVECPSGTLFMHEFKSFFGVTENPEAADYIENMFRAFDKNGDNTIDFLEYVAALNLVLRGKLEHKLKWTFKMYDKDGSGCIDKTELKEIVESIYRLKKACHGELDEECNLLTPDQVVDRIFELVDENGDGELSLDEFIDGARRDKWVMKMLQMDVNPGDWINEQRRRSANF; this comes from the exons ATGGGTCAGCGACTCAGTGAGGATTCTGACGAAAAAGAAATTGATGTTGCAGAACTGCAGGAGTGGTATAAAAAGTTTGTGGTGGAATGTCCGAGCGGAACCCTCTTCATGCACGAGTTCAAGAGCTTCTTCGGGGTAACGGAAAACCCGGAAGCGGCAGATTACATAGAAAACATGTTCCGTGCTTTTGATAAAAATGGG gACAACACTATTGATTTTCTGGAATATGTTGCAGCCTTGAATCTAGTGCTGCGAGGAAAGTTGGAGCACAAACTGAAAtggacttttaaaatgtatgacaaGGATGGGAGTGGCTGCATCGACAAAACAGAGCTCAAGGAGATTGTGGAG TCAATCTACCGACTAAAGAAAGCCTGCCATGGTGAACTTGATGAAGAGTGTAACCTACTGACCCCAGATCAGGTGGTGGACCGAATATTTGAGCTAGTGGATGAGAATGGAGATG GGGAGTTGTCCCTGGATGAGTTCATTGACGGGGCGCGACGTGACAAGTGGGTCATGAAGATGCTGCAAATGGACGTGAACCCTGGAGACTGGATCAATGAACAGAGACGGCGCAGCGCCAACTTCTGA
- the oard1 gene encoding ADP-ribose glycohydrolase OARD1 yields MENKTHREVPARMPVMDKMKVPCSTGWRLLHMKGDLFTCPPTDALAHCISEDCRMGAGIAVLFKKKFRGVEELQAQKKQPGQCAVLKSYDRFVYYLVTKKKYNQKPTYDNLKNSLVSMREHCLANGVNSISMPRIGCGLDKLKWGKVSSIITEVFQDTKISITVYTI; encoded by the exons atggaaaataaaaccCACAGGGAAGTCCCTGCTCGAATGCCAGTGATGGACAAGATGAAG GTCCCGTGCAGCACAGGATGGCGGCTGCTCCACATGAAAGGAGATTTGTTCACCTGTCCGCCCACCGATGCCCTGGCGCACTGCATCAGTGAAGACTGCCGCATGGGAGCAGGGATCGCTGTACTCTTCAAGAAGAAGTTTCGTGGAGTCGAGGAGCTTCAGGCTCAGA AGAAGCAACCTGGGCAATGTGCAGTCCTTAAAAGTTATGATCGGTTTGTGTATTACCTG GTCACAAAGAAAAAGTACAACCAAAAACCCACCTATGACAATCTCAAAAATAGCCTTGTGTCTATGAGGGAACACTGCTTGGCCAATGGCGTTAACAGTATATCCATGCCTCG GATTGGCTGTGGTCTGGATAAACTGAAATGGGGAAAGGTGTCTTCCATTATTACAGAAGTCTTCCAGGACACAAAAATCTCCATCACTGTGTACACAATCTAG
- the apobec2b gene encoding C->U-editing enzyme APOBEC-2b, whose product MADKKDSKTPSKGSLIKKKEKKVEKVESKPQKEKEKNKVKDEKMAKKPEKLEKTPENEQKTEEMPQGNGEIAEGAKGPVKDEEFELEPMELPPFEIIVGDRMNPTFFKFQFKNVEYSSGRNKTFLCYQVDIQGGAAETDGLRGYLEDEHMGSHAEEAFFQLVLAYYDKSLNYTVTWYTSSSPCAACAAKLVEILRARKTLRLNIHCSRLFQWEEPEIQAGLQALAGAGCKLRMMRPLDFAYVWSTFVENEEDNFTPWEDCQDNYDYYDEKLCDILK is encoded by the exons ATGGCAGACAAAAAGGACAGCAAGACTCCCAGTAAAGGCAGTctgataaaaaagaaagaaaagaaagtggAGAAAGTAGAGAGTAAACCTcaaaaggagaaagaaaagaacaaaGTTAAAGATGAAAAGATGGCAAAGAAGCCGGAGAAGCTGGAGAAGACCCcagaaaatgagcaaaaaacTGAGGAGATGCCACAGGGAAATGGGGAGATAGCAGAAGGAGCCAAAGGCCCTGTCAAAGATGAGGAGTTTGAGCTGGAGCCCATGGAGCTGCCTCCATTTGAGATCATTGTAGG AGACAGAATGAACCCCACCTTCTTTAAGTTCCAGTTTAAAAATGTGGAATATTCTTCCGGGCGCAATAAGACCTTCCTGTGCTACCAGGTAGacattcaagggggcgctgcAGAGACAGACGGCCTTCGTGGTTACCTGGAGGATGAGCATATGGGTTCACACGCTGAAGAGGCCTTCTTCCAACTGGTGCTGGCCTATTACGACAAGTCACTCAACTACACAGTGACCTGGTACACGTCCTCGAGCCCTTGCGCAGCCTGCGCCGCTAAGCTTGTTGAGATCTTGCGAGCACGCAAGACACTGCGCCTTAATATCCACTGCTCCCGTCTTTTCCAGTGGGAGGAACCAGAGATACAGGCCGGACTTCAGGCACTAGCTGGGGCGGGATGTAAACTACGCATGATGAGGCCTTTGGACTTTGCGTATGTTTGGTCTACTTTCGTTGAGAACGAGGAAGATAACTTTACACCCTGGGAAGACTGTCAAGATAACTATGATTATTACGACGAGAAGTTGTGTGATATTTTAAAGTAG
- the si:dkey-109j17.5 gene encoding zinc finger BED domain-containing protein 4 isoform X1, translating to MASKSRVSILDYFNIVCEGENGKIESNCKACGTRIQAKRTVTSNFVTHLKRKHQAMYDEFVRKKDVKREAMQNCTGPPSGRVISQSSPGMNKFDYSDPRQSLISEAIAKMIIRDLQPTQIVEYEGFRELLQLLEPRYIPVPCHYIQQQLLPAYVSQVQLAAKQALKGAESCSVTLDLWKSSSVGNSCGAGYLGVTCHFINADWHIRSALLACLPLTDHSNTQQMLSEFDEISESHGVSGKVFRVVADLSPCENRSPFRLPGFSLFGNDEEDEEGEEDCSDEEPGAGEAKEAISSNENRKSLDQCLGRSRIDCFARLLAHCVKEGVCASPQISLPLNKAAHLYNYVIATVAPEKLVQVFGSNTSSTNWQRPSSMDKWNAQLKILRQMVESMDFLEDIVDRNDLVLGNLEKAVLRELVEVLEPFEEASDMVQGDKHVSISLALPCVLGLRKHLAEVVTHQCSGIVMGLSQALDRRLAGILEDPLYVTATTLDPQFKLSWSSDSDWHKQVLLEEVGKHTRPLSPLEHHSEAQPSPSKRCKLFSFIKQRPTAQAKTVEQELSTYLHEEPTDEDPLQYWKRKSIDFPLLSQVAKKVFTVPATTTSVDQIFNLVSKTLRPEQCRFLPKNLDTLIYLKANYRILWS from the exons ATGGCGTCAAAATCTAGGGTCTCCATTCTGGATTACTTCAATATCGTCTGTGAGGGAGAAAATGGCAAAATTGAATCAAACTGCAAAGCTTGTGGCACAAGGATTCAGGCTAAACGGACAGTTACTTCTAACTTTGTTACACATTTAAAG CGCAAACATCAGGCCATGTATGATGAGTTTGTGAGGAAGAAAGATGTGAAAAGGGAGGCAATGCAGAATTGTACTGGCCCACCAAGTGGTCGAGTGATCTCTCAAAGCAGTCCTGGGATGAACAAGTTTGACTACAGTGACCCTCGCCAATCCCTCATCTCAGAAGCCATCGCCAAGATGATCATCCGAGACCTGCAGCCGACACAGATAGTTGAATATGAGGGCTTCCGGGAGCTTCTTCAGCTCCTGGAGCCCCGTTACATACCGGTACCATGCCATTACATACAACAGCAGCTCCTTCCAGCCTATGTCTCCCAAGTTCAACTAGCTGCCAAACAGGCTCTAAAAGGAGCGGAGTCCTGTAGTGTGACCCTTGACCTGTGGAAAAGTAGCTCTGTGGGTAACAGCTGTGGTGCTGGGTATCTTGGAGTGACTTGCCACTTCATAAACGCAGACTGGCACATTAGATCTGCTCTTTTGGCATGCTTACCCCTTACAGACCACAGCAACACTCAGCAAATGCTCAGCGAGTTTGATGAGATCTCTGAATCCCATGGCGTGTCTGGAAAAGTGTTCAGAGTCGTCGCTGACCTGTCGCCTTGTGAAAACAGATCTCCTTTTCGTCTTCCTGGGTTCAGTCTCTTTGGAAATGATGAAGAAGATGAGGAAGGGGAGGAAGATTGTAGCGACGAAGAGCCTGGAGCAGGAGAAGCCAAAGAAGCAATTAGTAGCAATGAGAACCGCAAGTCTTTAGATCAGTGTCTTGGTCGAAGTAGGATAGACTGTTTTGCTCGATTACTAGCTCATTGTGTTAAGGAAGGAGTTTGCGCTTCCCCTCAGATATCACTTCCTCTAAACAAAGCAGCCCACCTCTATAACTACGTAATTGCCACAGTGGCTCCTGAAAAACTTGTCCAAGTATTTGGCTCCAATACCTCATCAACAAATTGGCAAAGACCCTCTTCCATGGATAAGTGGAACGCTCAGTTAAAGATATTGCGCCAAATGGTGGAGTCGATGGATTTTCTTGAAGACATTGTAGATAGAAACGACCTAGTTCTCGGTAACTTAGAAAAAGCGGTGCTGCGGGAGCTAGTTGAAGTGTTGGAGCCTTTCGAAGAGGCCTCAGACATGGTACAAGGAGACAAGCACGTGTCCATCAGCCTAGCCCTGCCCTGTGTGTTGGGTCTACGCAAGCACCTGGCTGAGGTCGTAACTCACCAGTGCTCTGGGATCGTGATGGGATTGTCTCAAGCTCTGGACCGCAGACTGGCAGGCATTCTTGAGGACCCTCTTTACGTAACAGCCACCACCCTGGACCCGCAGTTCAAGTTGTCCTGGAGCAGTGACAGCGACTGGCACAAACAggtgctgctggaagaggttgGAAAGCATACTCGGCCTTTGAGTCCACTAGAACATCATTCAGAGGCCCAGCCGTCACCGTCCAAACGCTGCAAGCTGTTTTCTTTCATTAAGCAGCGGCCGACCGCCCAGGCCAAGACAGTGGAGCAGGAGCTGTCCACATATCTCCACGAAGAACCCACCGATGAGGATCCACTACAATACTGGAAACGCAAGTCCATCGATTTCCCATTGCTTTCACAAGTAGCCAAGAAAGTTTTTACCGTGCCAGCAACAACCACATCAGTGGACCAGATATTTAACCTGGTTAGCAAGACTCTCAGGCCAGAACAATGCCGATTTCTGCCAAAAAACTTGGACACTCTAATTTACTTGAAGGCTAACTATAGGATACTTTGGTCCTAA
- the si:dkey-109j17.5 gene encoding coiled-coil domain-containing protein 115 isoform X2, which translates to MRVDQHNRLDEQLLLFMDQLEALEEKRHKLNSLIEEGWFSIAKARYSMGNKQVSALQYASEMEPLVHVEASLLEGGTAEFKCERRENKTEEPKNNTIEDIGAKETGLRRRINTKQKGVKEEEQETDPQVKTNAESSTPEHRDPLKWFGILVPQNLKQAQSAFKEVITLSAEIASLQSDILATRKEMQMKEKQEKTEKTQPEIKEE; encoded by the exons ATGCGTGTTGATCAACATAATCGTTTGGACGAGCAGTTGCTGCTTTTCATGGACCAGCTCGAGGCTCTTGAGGAGAAGCGACATAAACTCAATTCCCTTATAGAAGAG GGATGGTTTTCTATTGCCAAGGCACGTTATTCAATGGGAAATAAGCAAGTCTCCGCTCTGCAGTACGCTAGTGAGATGGAGCCGCTTGTTCACGTTGAAGCCAG CTTGTTGGAAGGTGGAACAGCTGAGTTCAAATGTGAGAGAAGAGAGAATAAAACAGAAGAACCGAAAAATAACACAATAGAAGACATTGGAGCGAAAGAGACTG GTCTTAGGAGGAGAATAAATACCAAACAAAAGGGGGTTAAAGAGGAAGAACAAGAGACAGACCCTCaagtaaaaacaaatgcagaATCATCCACACCAGAGCACAGAGATCCTTTGAAGTGGTTTGGGATCCTTGTACCACAAAATCTGAAACAAGCTCAGTCTGCTTTTAAAGAGG TCATCACTCTCTCAGCAGAGATTGCATCCTTACAAAGTGACATACTCGCTACAAGGAAAGAGATGCAGATGAAGGAGAAACAAGAGAAGACAGAGAAGACTCAACCAGAAATAAAAGAGGAATAA
- the ebp gene encoding 3-beta-hydroxysteroid-Delta(8),Delta(7)-isomerase, with product MLKEAETINHPYWPRNLSIPNYVANDRSMSEILMFLFSVSGILLLATWSLTGRKVSGSRLSGGRRLALCWFTVCGFIHGVIEGWFSLYYTIIPEDQSFLSQLWKEYSKGDSRYAIADNFTVSMETVTACLWGPFSIWIVLAFLYNRPYRFVLQLIVSLGQLYGAVLYFFTEHRDGYIHSEYGHPIYFWFYFVFMNTLWIVIPLILIVDSWYQLSTCQSMFDKAAPKGKSKKN from the exons ATGCTGAAGGAAGCAGAAACTATAAATCATCCCTATTGGCCACGCAACCTGTCTATTCCCAACTATGTGGCTAATGACCGTTCAATGTCAGAGATTCTCATGTTCCTGTTCTCTGTGTCTGGGATACTGCTGCTTGCCACCTGGTCATTGACTGGGCGTAAAGTGTCTGGGAGCAGACTTAGTGGAGGGAGAAGGTTAGCTCTGTGCTGGTTCACTGTGTGTGGCTTCATCCACGGGGTCATTGAGGGATGGTTCTCTTTATACTACACTATCATTCCTGAAGACCAGAGCTTCCTTTCTCAACTGT GGAAAGAATATTCGAAAGGAGACAGCAGATATGCAAT AGCGGATAATTTCACCGTTAGTATGGAGACAGTGACTGCGTGCCTGTGGGGTCCCTTCAGCATATGGATTGTTCTGGCCTTCCTGTATAATCGTCCTTATAGATTTGTCCTGCAGCTCATCGTATCTCTAG GTCAGCTGTATGGTGCAGTCCTCTACTTCTTCACTGAGCACAGAGATGGATATATTCACAGCGAATATGGTCATCCCATCTATTTCTGGTTCTACTTTGTGTTTATGAATACTTTGTGGATTGTCATCCCTCTCATTCTTATAGTGGACTCGTGGTATCAGCTATCTACCTGTCAATCCATGTTTGATAAAGCAGCACCAAAAGGGAAGTCTAAAAAAAACTAG